The Papaver somniferum cultivar HN1 chromosome 3, ASM357369v1, whole genome shotgun sequence genome includes a region encoding these proteins:
- the LOC113355249 gene encoding sucrose synthase 4-like gives MSNPKFQRALSIRERVEDTLLAHRNELISLLSRYVEQGKGILQPHTLIDELTNICSETNKCAPNLLDGPFGEVLKATQEAIILPPFVAIAVRPRPGVWDYVRVNVNDLTVEQLSISEYLKFKEELVDGQFSSQFVLELDFEPFNANFPKPNRSSSIGNGVQFLNRHLSSIMFRNKDCLEPLLNFLRAHEYKGQVMMLNDRIHGLSRLESSLAKAEEYLSKISADAPYSDFEHKFQEMGFERGWGDSAGRVSENVHLLLDILQAPDPSSLEKFLGRLPMVFNVVIVSPHGYFGQANVLGLPDTGGQIVYILDQVRALENEMLLRIKKQGLNVTPRILIVTRLIPDAKGTTCNQRLERITGTQYTHILRVPFRTEHGILRKWISRFDVWPYLETFAEDAASEIAAELQGVPDFIIGNYSDGNLVASLLSYKLGITQCNIAHALEKTKYPDSDIYWRKFEDKYHFSCQFTADIIAMNNADFIITSTYQEIAGSKHTVGQYESHTTFTLPGLYRVVHGIDVFDPKFNIVSPGADMSIYFPYSEKDKRLTSLHGSIEKLLYDPDQNDEHIGTLSDRSKPIIFSMARLDRVKNITGLVEWYAKNTRLRDSVNLVVVAGYNDVKKSNDREEIAEIEKMHDLMKQYNLNGQFRWISAQMNRARNGELYRYIADTRGAFVQPALYEAFGLTVVEAMTCGLPTFATCHGGPAEIIEHGKSGFHVDPYHPNQAGELMADFFERCKKEPSHWDGISSAGLQRIYDRYTWKIYSERLMTLACVYGFWKYVSKLERLETRRYLEMFYILKFRELAKSVPLVPEAVGDGH, from the exons ATGTCGAACCCTAAATTTCAAAGAGCACTTAGTATAAGAGAAAGAGTTGAAGACACTCTTTTAGCTCATCGGAATGAACTCATTTCTCTTCTATCCAG GTATGTTGAACAAGGAAAAGGGATACTGCAACCCCATACATTAATAGATGAATTAACAAACATATGTAGTGAAACTAATAAATGTGCACCAAATCTACTTGATGGTCCTTTTGGTGAAGTTCTCAAAGCTACTCAG GAAGCAATAATTTTGCCACCATTTGTAGCAATAGCAGTCAGGCCAAGACCAGGTGTGTGGGATTATGTTAGGGTCAATGTTAATGACTTGACTGTTGAGCAACTGAGCATTTCTGAGTATCTCAAATTTAAAGAAGAACTTGTTGATGGCCA GTTTAGTAGTCAGTTTGTACTGGAGTTGGATTTTGAACCATTTAATGCCAACTTTCCGAAGCCAAATCGATCTTCATCAATTGGAAATGGAGTTCAGTTTCTTAATAGGCATTTATCGTCGATTATGTTCCGGAATAAAGATTGTTTGGAGCCTTTGCTAAATTTTCTTCGTGCCCACGAGTACAAAGGCCAG GTTATGATGCTGAATGACCGTATACATGGCTTGTCTAGACTTGAGTCTTCTTTGGCGAAGGCAGAGGAATATCTCTCTAAGATCTCGGCAGATGCACCATATTCTGACTTTGAACACAA ATTCCAGGAAATGGGTTTTGAAAGAGGTTGGGGTGATAGTGCAGGCCGTGTATCAGAGAACGTGCATCTTCTATTGGACATCCTTCAGGCTCCTGATCCGTCCTCCTTGGAGAAATTTCTCGGGAGACTGCCTATGGTGTTTAATGTTGTCATTGTTTCTCCACATGGATACTTTGGCCAAGCAAATGTTTTGGGTTTACCTGACACTGGTGGTCAG ATTGTGTATATACTGGATCAAGTCCGTGCACTGGAAAATGAAATGCTTTTGAGAATAAAAAAGCAGGGACTTAATGTTACTCCTAGAATCCTTATA GTTACTCGTTTAATACCTGATGCAAAAGGTACGACTTGCAATCAACGGTTAGAAAGAATCACGGGGACACAATATACACACATTTTGCGGGTTCCTTTTAGAACTGAGCATGGAATTCTACGGAAATGGATTTCAAGATTTGATGTCTGGCCTTATCTAGAGACCTTTGCAGAG GATGCAGCAAGTGAAATTGCTGCGGAGCTGCAGGGAGTTCCAGATTTCATCATTGGAAACTACAGTGATGGAAATCTTGTTGCGTCGTTGTTATCTTATAAATTGGGGATTACACAG tgtAACATTGCACACGCCTTGGAGAAAACAAAATACCCTGACTCTGATATATACTGGAGGAAATTCGAGGACAAATACCACTTCTCCTGCCAGTTTACTGCTGATATAATTGCTATGAACAACGCGGATTTTATAATCACCAGTACATATCAAGAGATTGCTGGAAG CAAGCATACGGTTGGGCAGTATGAGAGCCACACAACGTTTACTCTTCCGGGATTATACAGAGTGGTTCATGGCATTGATGTTTTTGACCCCAAGTTTAATATTGTTTCACCTGGGGCTGATATGTCCATATACTTCCCATACTCTGAAAAGGACAAAAGACTTACTTCTTTACATGGTTCAATTGAAAAGTTGTTATATGATCCAGATCAGAACGACGAACACAT AGGTACTTTGAGTGACCGGTCCAAACCCATTATCTTTTCCATGGCGAGGCTTGATCGAGTGAAAAACATAACAGGACTGGTAGAGTGGTATGCTAAGAATACTAGACTCAGGGATTCTGTAAACCTTGTTGTGGTTGCTGGTTACAATGATGTCAAAAAATCCAACGACAGAGAAGAAATTGCTGAGATTGAGAAGATGCACGACCTAATGAAACAGTACAACTTGAACGGCCAATTTCGATGGATATCAGCGCAGATGAACAGAGCACGTAATGGTGAACTATACCGATATATTGCTGATACACGGGGTGCATTTGTGCAA CCTGCTCTCTATGAAGCATTTGGCCTTACAGTTGTGGAGGCGATGACTTGTGGTCTTCCAACATTTGCTACTTGTCATGGAGGTCCTGCTGAGATAATCGAACATGGAAAATCGGGTTTCCACGTTGATCCATATCACCCTAATCAGGCCGGTGAACTCATGGCAGATTTTTTTGAGCGCTGCAAGAAGGAACCTAGTCACTGGGATGGGATCTCCTCTGCGGGGCTTCAGCGGATTTATGACAG GTATACTTGGAAGATCTATTCAGAAAGACTAATGACACTAGcttgtgtttatggtttttggaaGTATGTCTCAAAACTTGAAAGGCTTGAGACCCGGCGATACTTAGAGATGTTTTACATTCTGAAGTTCCGGGAACTT GCAAAATCTGTTCCACTGGTTCCAGAAGCAGTTGGCGATGGTCACTGA